The Symphalangus syndactylus isolate Jambi chromosome 23, NHGRI_mSymSyn1-v2.1_pri, whole genome shotgun sequence genome has a window encoding:
- the ZKSCAN3 gene encoding zinc finger protein with KRAB and SCAN domains 3 isoform X1 has product MARELSESTALDAQSTEDQMELLVIKVEEEEASFPSSPDLGSEGSRERFRGFRYPEAAGPREALSRLRELCRQWLQPEMHSKEQILELLVLEQFLTILPGNLQSWVREQHPESGEEVVVLLEYLEKQLDEPAPQVSGVDQGQDLLCCKMALLTPAPGSQSSQFQLMKALLKHESLGSQPLQDRVLQVPMLAHGGCCREDAVVASRLTPESQGLLKVEDVALTLTPEWTQQDSSQGNLYRDEKQENHGSLVSLGDEKQTKSRDLPPSEELPEKEHGKILCHLREDIAQIPTCAEAGEQEGRLQRKQKNATGGRRHICHECGKSFAQSSGLSKHRRIHTGEKPYECEECGKAFIGSSALVIHQRVHTGEKPYECEECGKAFSHSSDLIKHQRTHTGEKPYECDDCGKTFSQSCSLLEHHRIHTGEKPYQCSMCGKAFRRSSHLLRHQRIHTGDKNVQEPEQGEAWKSRIENQLENVETPMSYKCNECERSFTQNTGLIEHQKIHTGEKPYQCNACGKGFTRISYLVQHQRSHVGRSILSQ; this is encoded by the exons ATGGCTAGAGAATTAAGTGAAAGCACAGCCCTGGATGCCCAGTCTACAGAAGACCAGATGGAGCTTCTGGTCATAAAGGTGGAGGAAGAagaagccagttttcccagtagcCCAGATCTGGGCTCTGAGGGCTCCCGCGAGCGCTTCCGAGGCTTCCGCTACCCGGAGGCTGCAGGCCCCCGCGAGGCGCTGAGTCGGCTCCGAGAGCTCTGCCGACAGTGGCTGCAGCCTGAGATGCACAGCAAGGAGCAGATCCTGGAGCTGCTGGTGCTGGAGCAGTTCCTGACCATCCTGCCGGGGAATCTGCAGAGCTGGGTGCGGGAGCAGCATCCAGAGAGCggggaggaggtggtggtgcTATTGGAGTATTTGGAGAAGCAGCTGGATGAACCGGCGCCGCAG GTTTCAGGTGTTGACCAGGGGCAAGACCTGCTCTGTTGCAAGATGGCACTGTTGACACCAGCTCCAGGGTCACAAAGTAGCCAGTTTCAGCTAATGAAGGCTCTGCTCAAGCATGAATCTCTGGGATCCCAGCCCTTGCAGGACAGAG TTCTCCAGGTCCCCATGCTTGCCCATGGAGGGTGCTGCAGAGAAGATGCAGTGGTAGCTTCTAGGCTTACTCCAGAGTCCCAG GGGTTGTTGAAAGTGGAAGATGTGGCCCTGACCCTCACCCCTGAATGGACACAGCAGGATTCATCTCAGGGGAATCTCTATAGAGATGAAAAGCAGGAGAACCATGGCAGCCTGGTCTCCCTGG GTGATGAAAAACAGACTAAGAGCAGGGACTTGCCTCCATCTGAGGAGCTTCCAGAAAAGGAGCATGGGAAGATATTGTGCCACCTGAGAGAAGACATTGCCCAGATTCCTACATGTGCAGAAGCTGGTGAACAGGAGGGCAGGCtacaaagaaagcagaaaaatgcCACAGGAGGGAGGCGGCACATCTGCCATGAATGTGGAAAGAGTTTTGCTCAAAGTTCAGGCCTGAGTAAACACAGAAGAATCcacactggtgagaaaccctatgaatgtgaaGAGTGTGGCAAAGCCTTCATTGGGAGCTCCGCCCTCGTCATTCATCAGAGAGTCCACACCGGTGAGAAGCCATATGAGTGTGAAGAATGTGGTAAGGCCTTCAGTCACAGTTCAGACCTTATCAAGCACCAGAGAACCCACACTGGGGAGAAGCCCTATGAGTGTGATGACTGTGGGAAGACCTTCAGCCAGAGCTGCAGCCTCCTTGAACATCACAGAATCCACACTGGGGAGAAGCCATATCAGTGCAGTatgtgtggcaaagcctttaggcGAAGTTCACATCTCCTGAGACATCAGAGGATCCATACTGGGGATAAAAATGTTCAGGAACCTGAGCAGGGAGAGGCCTGGAAAAGTAGGATTGAAAACCAGTTGGAAAATGTTGAAACTCCCATGTCTTATAAATGTAATGagtgtgaaagaagtttcactcagaATACAGGCCTCATTGAACATCAAAAAATCcacactggtgagaaaccctatcAGTGCAATGCATGTGGAAAAGGCTTCACCCGAATTTCATACCTTGTTCAACATCAGAGAAGCCACGTAGGGAGAAGCATCCTATCACAGTGA
- the ZKSCAN3 gene encoding zinc finger protein with KRAB and SCAN domains 3 isoform X2: MARELSESTALDAQSTEDQMELLVIKVEEEEASFPSSPDLGSEGSRERFRGFRYPEAAGPREALSRLRELCRQWLQPEMHSKEQILELLVLEQFLTILPGNLQSWVSGVDQGQDLLCCKMALLTPAPGSQSSQFQLMKALLKHESLGSQPLQDRVLQVPMLAHGGCCREDAVVASRLTPESQGLLKVEDVALTLTPEWTQQDSSQGNLYRDEKQENHGSLVSLGDEKQTKSRDLPPSEELPEKEHGKILCHLREDIAQIPTCAEAGEQEGRLQRKQKNATGGRRHICHECGKSFAQSSGLSKHRRIHTGEKPYECEECGKAFIGSSALVIHQRVHTGEKPYECEECGKAFSHSSDLIKHQRTHTGEKPYECDDCGKTFSQSCSLLEHHRIHTGEKPYQCSMCGKAFRRSSHLLRHQRIHTGDKNVQEPEQGEAWKSRIENQLENVETPMSYKCNECERSFTQNTGLIEHQKIHTGEKPYQCNACGKGFTRISYLVQHQRSHVGRSILSQ; the protein is encoded by the exons ATGGCTAGAGAATTAAGTGAAAGCACAGCCCTGGATGCCCAGTCTACAGAAGACCAGATGGAGCTTCTGGTCATAAAGGTGGAGGAAGAagaagccagttttcccagtagcCCAGATCTGGGCTCTGAGGGCTCCCGCGAGCGCTTCCGAGGCTTCCGCTACCCGGAGGCTGCAGGCCCCCGCGAGGCGCTGAGTCGGCTCCGAGAGCTCTGCCGACAGTGGCTGCAGCCTGAGATGCACAGCAAGGAGCAGATCCTGGAGCTGCTGGTGCTGGAGCAGTTCCTGACCATCCTGCCGGGGAATCTGCAGAGCTGG GTTTCAGGTGTTGACCAGGGGCAAGACCTGCTCTGTTGCAAGATGGCACTGTTGACACCAGCTCCAGGGTCACAAAGTAGCCAGTTTCAGCTAATGAAGGCTCTGCTCAAGCATGAATCTCTGGGATCCCAGCCCTTGCAGGACAGAG TTCTCCAGGTCCCCATGCTTGCCCATGGAGGGTGCTGCAGAGAAGATGCAGTGGTAGCTTCTAGGCTTACTCCAGAGTCCCAG GGGTTGTTGAAAGTGGAAGATGTGGCCCTGACCCTCACCCCTGAATGGACACAGCAGGATTCATCTCAGGGGAATCTCTATAGAGATGAAAAGCAGGAGAACCATGGCAGCCTGGTCTCCCTGG GTGATGAAAAACAGACTAAGAGCAGGGACTTGCCTCCATCTGAGGAGCTTCCAGAAAAGGAGCATGGGAAGATATTGTGCCACCTGAGAGAAGACATTGCCCAGATTCCTACATGTGCAGAAGCTGGTGAACAGGAGGGCAGGCtacaaagaaagcagaaaaatgcCACAGGAGGGAGGCGGCACATCTGCCATGAATGTGGAAAGAGTTTTGCTCAAAGTTCAGGCCTGAGTAAACACAGAAGAATCcacactggtgagaaaccctatgaatgtgaaGAGTGTGGCAAAGCCTTCATTGGGAGCTCCGCCCTCGTCATTCATCAGAGAGTCCACACCGGTGAGAAGCCATATGAGTGTGAAGAATGTGGTAAGGCCTTCAGTCACAGTTCAGACCTTATCAAGCACCAGAGAACCCACACTGGGGAGAAGCCCTATGAGTGTGATGACTGTGGGAAGACCTTCAGCCAGAGCTGCAGCCTCCTTGAACATCACAGAATCCACACTGGGGAGAAGCCATATCAGTGCAGTatgtgtggcaaagcctttaggcGAAGTTCACATCTCCTGAGACATCAGAGGATCCATACTGGGGATAAAAATGTTCAGGAACCTGAGCAGGGAGAGGCCTGGAAAAGTAGGATTGAAAACCAGTTGGAAAATGTTGAAACTCCCATGTCTTATAAATGTAATGagtgtgaaagaagtttcactcagaATACAGGCCTCATTGAACATCAAAAAATCcacactggtgagaaaccctatcAGTGCAATGCATGTGGAAAAGGCTTCACCCGAATTTCATACCTTGTTCAACATCAGAGAAGCCACGTAGGGAGAAGCATCCTATCACAGTGA
- the ZKSCAN3 gene encoding zinc finger protein with KRAB and SCAN domains 3 isoform X4 translates to MALLTPAPGSQSSQFQLMKALLKHESLGSQPLQDRVLQVPMLAHGGCCREDAVVASRLTPESQGLLKVEDVALTLTPEWTQQDSSQGNLYRDEKQENHGSLVSLGDEKQTKSRDLPPSEELPEKEHGKILCHLREDIAQIPTCAEAGEQEGRLQRKQKNATGGRRHICHECGKSFAQSSGLSKHRRIHTGEKPYECEECGKAFIGSSALVIHQRVHTGEKPYECEECGKAFSHSSDLIKHQRTHTGEKPYECDDCGKTFSQSCSLLEHHRIHTGEKPYQCSMCGKAFRRSSHLLRHQRIHTGDKNVQEPEQGEAWKSRIENQLENVETPMSYKCNECERSFTQNTGLIEHQKIHTGEKPYQCNACGKGFTRISYLVQHQRSHVGRSILSQ, encoded by the exons ATGGCACTGTTGACACCAGCTCCAGGGTCACAAAGTAGCCAGTTTCAGCTAATGAAGGCTCTGCTCAAGCATGAATCTCTGGGATCCCAGCCCTTGCAGGACAGAG TTCTCCAGGTCCCCATGCTTGCCCATGGAGGGTGCTGCAGAGAAGATGCAGTGGTAGCTTCTAGGCTTACTCCAGAGTCCCAG GGGTTGTTGAAAGTGGAAGATGTGGCCCTGACCCTCACCCCTGAATGGACACAGCAGGATTCATCTCAGGGGAATCTCTATAGAGATGAAAAGCAGGAGAACCATGGCAGCCTGGTCTCCCTGG GTGATGAAAAACAGACTAAGAGCAGGGACTTGCCTCCATCTGAGGAGCTTCCAGAAAAGGAGCATGGGAAGATATTGTGCCACCTGAGAGAAGACATTGCCCAGATTCCTACATGTGCAGAAGCTGGTGAACAGGAGGGCAGGCtacaaagaaagcagaaaaatgcCACAGGAGGGAGGCGGCACATCTGCCATGAATGTGGAAAGAGTTTTGCTCAAAGTTCAGGCCTGAGTAAACACAGAAGAATCcacactggtgagaaaccctatgaatgtgaaGAGTGTGGCAAAGCCTTCATTGGGAGCTCCGCCCTCGTCATTCATCAGAGAGTCCACACCGGTGAGAAGCCATATGAGTGTGAAGAATGTGGTAAGGCCTTCAGTCACAGTTCAGACCTTATCAAGCACCAGAGAACCCACACTGGGGAGAAGCCCTATGAGTGTGATGACTGTGGGAAGACCTTCAGCCAGAGCTGCAGCCTCCTTGAACATCACAGAATCCACACTGGGGAGAAGCCATATCAGTGCAGTatgtgtggcaaagcctttaggcGAAGTTCACATCTCCTGAGACATCAGAGGATCCATACTGGGGATAAAAATGTTCAGGAACCTGAGCAGGGAGAGGCCTGGAAAAGTAGGATTGAAAACCAGTTGGAAAATGTTGAAACTCCCATGTCTTATAAATGTAATGagtgtgaaagaagtttcactcagaATACAGGCCTCATTGAACATCAAAAAATCcacactggtgagaaaccctatcAGTGCAATGCATGTGGAAAAGGCTTCACCCGAATTTCATACCTTGTTCAACATCAGAGAAGCCACGTAGGGAGAAGCATCCTATCACAGTGA
- the ZKSCAN3 gene encoding zinc finger protein with KRAB and SCAN domains 3 isoform X3: protein MARELSESTALDAQSTEDQMELLVIKVEEEEASFPSSPDLGSEGSRERFRGFRYPEAAGPREALSRLRELCRQWLQPEMHSKEQILELLVLEQFLTILPGNLQSWVREQHPESGEEVVVLLEYLEKQLDEPAPQVSGVDQGQDLLCCKMALLTPAPGSQSSQFQLMKALLKHESLGSQPLQDRGDEKQTKSRDLPPSEELPEKEHGKILCHLREDIAQIPTCAEAGEQEGRLQRKQKNATGGRRHICHECGKSFAQSSGLSKHRRIHTGEKPYECEECGKAFIGSSALVIHQRVHTGEKPYECEECGKAFSHSSDLIKHQRTHTGEKPYECDDCGKTFSQSCSLLEHHRIHTGEKPYQCSMCGKAFRRSSHLLRHQRIHTGDKNVQEPEQGEAWKSRIENQLENVETPMSYKCNECERSFTQNTGLIEHQKIHTGEKPYQCNACGKGFTRISYLVQHQRSHVGRSILSQ, encoded by the exons ATGGCTAGAGAATTAAGTGAAAGCACAGCCCTGGATGCCCAGTCTACAGAAGACCAGATGGAGCTTCTGGTCATAAAGGTGGAGGAAGAagaagccagttttcccagtagcCCAGATCTGGGCTCTGAGGGCTCCCGCGAGCGCTTCCGAGGCTTCCGCTACCCGGAGGCTGCAGGCCCCCGCGAGGCGCTGAGTCGGCTCCGAGAGCTCTGCCGACAGTGGCTGCAGCCTGAGATGCACAGCAAGGAGCAGATCCTGGAGCTGCTGGTGCTGGAGCAGTTCCTGACCATCCTGCCGGGGAATCTGCAGAGCTGGGTGCGGGAGCAGCATCCAGAGAGCggggaggaggtggtggtgcTATTGGAGTATTTGGAGAAGCAGCTGGATGAACCGGCGCCGCAG GTTTCAGGTGTTGACCAGGGGCAAGACCTGCTCTGTTGCAAGATGGCACTGTTGACACCAGCTCCAGGGTCACAAAGTAGCCAGTTTCAGCTAATGAAGGCTCTGCTCAAGCATGAATCTCTGGGATCCCAGCCCTTGCAGGACAGAG GTGATGAAAAACAGACTAAGAGCAGGGACTTGCCTCCATCTGAGGAGCTTCCAGAAAAGGAGCATGGGAAGATATTGTGCCACCTGAGAGAAGACATTGCCCAGATTCCTACATGTGCAGAAGCTGGTGAACAGGAGGGCAGGCtacaaagaaagcagaaaaatgcCACAGGAGGGAGGCGGCACATCTGCCATGAATGTGGAAAGAGTTTTGCTCAAAGTTCAGGCCTGAGTAAACACAGAAGAATCcacactggtgagaaaccctatgaatgtgaaGAGTGTGGCAAAGCCTTCATTGGGAGCTCCGCCCTCGTCATTCATCAGAGAGTCCACACCGGTGAGAAGCCATATGAGTGTGAAGAATGTGGTAAGGCCTTCAGTCACAGTTCAGACCTTATCAAGCACCAGAGAACCCACACTGGGGAGAAGCCCTATGAGTGTGATGACTGTGGGAAGACCTTCAGCCAGAGCTGCAGCCTCCTTGAACATCACAGAATCCACACTGGGGAGAAGCCATATCAGTGCAGTatgtgtggcaaagcctttaggcGAAGTTCACATCTCCTGAGACATCAGAGGATCCATACTGGGGATAAAAATGTTCAGGAACCTGAGCAGGGAGAGGCCTGGAAAAGTAGGATTGAAAACCAGTTGGAAAATGTTGAAACTCCCATGTCTTATAAATGTAATGagtgtgaaagaagtttcactcagaATACAGGCCTCATTGAACATCAAAAAATCcacactggtgagaaaccctatcAGTGCAATGCATGTGGAAAAGGCTTCACCCGAATTTCATACCTTGTTCAACATCAGAGAAGCCACGTAGGGAGAAGCATCCTATCACAGTGA